GAACCAGAAGAAATGGTATTAAATAATTTAAAAGAAATGAGGTGTTTGTTCAAACAAATCAAAGAAAATGAAAAATTTATAAAAATAAAAATTTTAAATGAAAACTCATAGTAAAAATTTAGGTTTAGTTACGAAAAAATTTAATGATTTTTTCTTAGTTGACTTAAAAAATCAAGAAAACTTTGAAAATAGTGAGAGATTTTTATGTAAGGTGAGGAAGTCTATAAATTTCAAAGATCAATTAATTTATGTTGGAGATGAAGTAGTTATTGAAAATATTGATTTAAGAAGCAAGCGAGCAGTAATTACAAGTTTAAAAAAAAGAAAAAATTTGTTAGCTAGGCCCTCAGTTGCAAATATTTCTAACATATACATTACTTTTTCTGTTGAAGAGCCAGAGTTGAATTTATCTCAAGTGAATAGATTTTTGATTTCAGCAGAATCAATGGGAGTTGAAGTGTCATTAGTTTTGACAAAGTGTGATTTAATTTCAGATAAAAGAAGATTATTTTTACTTGATAAATTTAGGCAATGGGGTTATGAAGCAACAACTTTAAATTTACAGAATTCTGATTATCTACAAAATTTATTAGTTGAGTTAAACCAAAAAAAGTGTTCAATTTTCATGGGCCCATCCGGCGTTGGTAAAACTACTTTGCTTAATATGATAATTCCAGGTCTTCAAAATAGTACTGCTCCAGTTTCCAGTAAAATTAAAAGAGGTAAAAACACTACTAGAAATGTTGAGTTATTTTCAATATCAAATCAAAGTTATATTGTTGACACTCCTGGCTTTAATATGCAACCTCTAGATGTTGATATAAGATTTTTACCAAATCTTTATTCAGAAATATATAAACAGGTAATCGATGAAGAAATTAGGTGTAAATTTCGTAACTGCTTACATTTAAATGATGAGGGTTGTAATTTAAATAAATCTTTCGAAAGATATCCTTTTTATAAAGATATGATTGAGTCTGCTAAGACTCACTATTATCAAAACCAGGAAGATTAAGATTTAATCCACCAGTTAAATCATTCATCCGTTCTTTCATTGTTGTAGTAGATAATTCATGCGCTTTTTGAATAGCTTGTAAAATGTTTTGCTCTATTTTTTCTTTATCTGAAGTTAAAATATTTTCCTGCACTTCTACCTTTAAAGGAAGTTGGTTTCCACTTATCCAGACCTTTATCATTTCATCATCACTTTTTCCTTCAATCTCCATATTTTCAAGTTCATCTTGCAATTTTTGAGCATCTTGCTGAATTTGTTTAGCTTTTTTAAAAGCTTCTGTAAGTTGTCCAAAGTTAGGAAGTCCAAAACCCGCCATTTTTTAAATAAGTTTCTTTAGTTAGGATAGTCAAAACCAATCATTCTTACTTCCGGTTGCAAAAAAATTCCTTTTTTTTGTAGTACTTTTTGTTGAATTACTGTTATTAATTCATAAATATCTTTTGAACTAGCTGAAGAAGTGTTGATTATAAAATTTGAATGCATTTTAGAAATTTCTGCACCACCAATTTTAAATCCCTTTAAACCCATTTCATCAATTAATTTTGCTGCATAATTATTTTCAGGATTTTTAAAAACACTTCCAAAACTTGGTTGATGATATGGTTGCGTTTCTGTTTTTAATTTAAGGTTATTTTTGGTTGTTTGAATTATTTGTTCTAGATTCCCATTTGGTTCAAAATGTAGTTTTGCACTAATAATTGTCAAATCATTTCTTTGAAAAGAGCTAAATCTATACTTAAAATTGATATCTTTTTTTTCAATTTCAAGTTTTTGATTAGTTTTATTATTTATAACTTTTACAGAAATAAGATTTTTTGCTAGTGAAAAATTACCTGTGCCAGCATTCATATAAATTGCTCCTCCTAATGTTCCTGGAATTCCGACAGCCCATTCACCTCCTTTTAATCCATTTTTAGCAAGAGAATTAGATAATTTTGGGAGCATTACACCTGCTTCCGCTTCAACAATTCCTGAATAAGGCTCTATCATTAATGACTTCATTTTTTTTGTACAGACAACTAAACCCTTTATGAAAATATTATTTATTAAAATATTTGAACCAGCCCCAATTACTTGGCATCTTTGTTTGTTTAAATTAGCCCATTTTATTAGATATAAAAATTCGTCAATGTTTTTTGGCTCAGCAAAATATTCAGCTACTCCTCCCACTTTTATAGTTGTATAACTACATAAATTACAGTTCTCAGAAAAAATGTTTTTATTCATGAAATTATTTATTTAATTGTTTTTCCCATTTAAAAGCGACCAGAAATTATGACAATCTCCAGCTCCCATATTCAAAATTAAATCTCCTTTTTGAGTTAATTCGTAGAAATTCTTTGTAATTTCATGATGATTATTGATGTAACTAACATTTTTATTTTTTTTATAAATTAGATCAGTGATAATTTTCGAAGAAATTTTATCTTCGTTTTTTTCTCCTGCTCCATAAATACTTGTTACATAAATAACATCTGCTTTTGATAGTTCTTCAGCGAATTCTTTAGTAAATTGCTTTACTCGAGAGTATCTATGAGGTTGAAATATTGCTATTAATCTACTTTTTTGACATTCATGATTATTTTTGTGCTTAATAATTAATTTTCCTAATTTAATCGACTCTTTTATTTCGTTTGGGTGATGTGCATAATCATCATATAAACGTCTTTCATCTATTTGGCCTCTGAATTCAAATCTTTTTTTTGGTAGTTTAAGGTATTTTATATTTTTCTTAATTTCTATAAACTCTACACCTATCATTCTTGAAGCTGCTATTGCTGCGGTGACATTAGATAGATTGTGTAATCCTGGAATTGGAATTTTTAAAATACTAATAAAATTTCCATCTTCATAATATTTTCCAATCGTATATTTTGAATTAATTTGAGTCGGTATTATGGCATAAGTTATGTTTTTGGCTGTGGTGTTTGACCACTTAAAATTAGAATAAAAATTTTTTCTTGAGGTTTCACAATCAAAATTAAGTAATAATTTTTTAGAGTTTGTAGCGAAACTTTTAAAAGAAGATACGACTTCATTTAAATTAGAAAAGTGATCGCAATGATCAAAATCAATGTTATTGATTATTCCAATATCAGATTGATATTTATTAATTGTTCCGTCAGATTCATCAACTTCAGCTACTAAGTATTTTGTATTTCCTAAATGGCAATTAGAGTTGTAGATAGGAATTATTCCTCCAGTTATTGAAGAAGAATTATGCGTACATAACTCAAGGATTGTAGAAAGAAATGTACTGGTTGATGTTTTTCCGTGGCTCCCTGCTACTGCCAATGAAGTATATGTGCGCATTAGCATTGCAAGTATCTCTGAGCGATGTTTTATTGATAAATTTTTTTCTCTGCAGTAAGAAAATTCTTCATTCTTTGGTTTAATCGCGGAGCTTACAACAAAATTAATCAATTTGTTGGTAAATTTTGAAATTACAAATTCAATATTTTGTCGAACTTGAGAAGTAAAGATTACTGCACCTAATTGCTCTAATTTATTAGTTTCATTGTTTTTAACTAAATCAGATCCTGAAACTGAACAACCTTTTTTAAGTAAACCTATTGCTAATGCTGACATTCCAATACCTCCGATCCCAATAAAATGAAAATGACTTTTCAACAGCAATTCTTTATCCAATGTTTATCTTTTTCTTAAATCAAAATAACTTCTAGATAAAATTTTGCTATTTTTTCTTAAAAAAAAAAGTTTTTTTTCCTTGAATTAATACAAAACTAAACTTATTTGCTTAATAAATCAAAAAAACCTTACGTTATTGCACAAAATTCAGTATGATCAGCAACTTAGGTTAATCATTAGAAATTATTAGTTATGACTTTGCGTGTTGCAATTAACGGCTTTGGCAGAATTGGTCGAAACTTTATGCGTTGTTGGCTTAGTAGAGGGGCTTACACCAATATTGAAGTAGTTGGAATTAACGTTACCTCTGATCCAAAGACTAATGCTCATCTATTAAAGTACGACTCAGTTCTTGGTCAACTTGATGGTGTTGATATTCAATATACTGATGATACTTTTGTAATTAATAACAAGACAATTAAGTGTTTCTCCGATAGAAACCCACTTAATCTTCCTTGGAAAGATTGGGGAGTAGATTTGGTCATTGAATCAACTGGAGTTTTTAATACCGACGTAGGTGCAAGTAAGCATTTAGATGTAGGAGCAAAAAAAGTCATCCTAACTGCTCCGGGTAAAGGTGATGGTGTTGGTACCTATGTTGTTGGTGTTAATGCTGATGAATATAAACACAAAGATTATGATATTTTGAGTAATGCTAGTTGTACAACTAACTGTTTAGCTCCAGTGGTTAAAGTTCTAGACCAAACTTTCGGAATTAACAAAGGTTTGATGACTACAATTCATAGTTATACAGGTGATCAAAGAATCTTAGATAATAGTCACAGAGATTTAAGAAGGGCTAGAGCCGCTGCTACAAATATTGTTCCTACTTCTACTGGTGCCGCAAAAGCGGTAGCACTGGTATACCCAGAAATGAAAGGCAAATTAACGGGAATTGCAATGAGAGTTCCGACTCCTAACGTTTCAGCAGTAGATTTCGTTTTTGAATCTTCTAAAGCTGTCACTTCCGAAGAAGTCAATAATGCTCTTAAAGAGGCATCTTTAGGTTCAATGAAAGGTATTATCAAGTATGGAGATGAACCATTAGTGTCAAGCGATTATGCGGGTACTAATGAATCATCAATTGTAGATAGTGATCTCACTATGTGCATCGGAGATAACCTTGTCAAAGTCCTTGCATGGTATGACAATGAGTGGGGTTATAGTCAGAGAGTTGTAGATTTAGCAGAGATTGTTGCTAAAAATTGGGAATAATTAAAAGTGTTTGAAAGGCATTTTATTAAATAATTTGTTTTTTTTATTATTTTTAAATTCTATTGATGGTTCACCATCAGCAAAAAAACCAATCTCGTAAATATCTTTATCGAGTCTAGACAAACTTTTTGCCCATTTTTTTGGCAATGAGAAGACTAATTCGTAATCTTCACCCCCAAATAAATAATATTCGTCCCATTTATCTCCTTTGGGCCAATCCTTATCTTTAGGCATTTGTTCATAATTTATGATCGCTTTACAGTTGCTAGCTATAGATAAATCTTGTAAGGCTTGAAATAGACCATCACTGCTATCAGTACAACCTATTCTCCTTATTTTTTTATTGGAACGGGATTTGAGGAGATTATTTAGAAAATTTGGGTAAACTTTAGGGCGACAAAAATGTTCAATGGACTTATTGATTAATCTTTCATCAAGAGAAAATTGATTATCGAAATTAAATTTATTTTGTATCAAAAATCCTAGTTTACTAAGACCATGAATTCCTGTAGTTAAAATTATATCTCCTGATTTACATGCGTTTCTTCGTAATTCAAGCTCACCTTGAATCCCAAATGCAGTTACTGAAATGATTTTTTCACCCCCCTTAGAGCAATCTCCTCCTAGAATAATCCCGCCATATTTTTTTAATGCTTTATTTATTCCTTTGTATAGTTCCTCAACCCAGATCCACTCAGTTCTAGCAGGTAAAATCAGACTTATAGTAATACCTATAGTTTTTTTGCTTCCACTTGATAATAAGTCAGATATGTTGCTAACAACTGCTTTCCAACCAAGGTCTTGAGGACAAATAGTAATATCATTGAAATGAACATTTTCTACTAAAGAGTCAGTATTAACAAGTAAATTTTCATTTTTAGATTTGATTAAAGCGCAATCATCTGAAACTTGATTTTTAGGCATAAATTTTCCTAGCCTATTTATTAATTCTTTTTCTCCTATATCTTCTAACGTTTCTTTATGCATTTAATTTAAGGTTTTCAATCCCTTTTAAAACTTCAATTGAAATTATTTTGTCATCTTTAGTAAGCTCTTCTAATACATCAAATCCATTTACAACGTAACCAAAAGCAGCATTCCTTCCGTCAATTAAATTGCGACCTGCTGGATTTAATTCTGCCTCATATAAAAAGAAGAAAAACTGCGACGAACCATCATCAACTGCGGTATTCGAATGGGACCATCCTAGAGTTCCGAGTGTTGCAAAAGGTAAGGTTGGAGTCTCTGTATAAAAACCTAAATCTTCGAAAGTTTGATTATAAAAAGTATCCTTTTCATCAGGAATTCTAATTTCTAAGGGTACGTGACGTTCTTCGTTTGTTTCAGGATCTACATAACCAATAGCTTCACCTATTGGATCACCTGTTTGCAGTACAAAAAATTCTTCTGCTCTGTTTATAGGTAAGTCTTTATAGAAGTTTTTTGAAGATAAATCTATAAATGCTCCTGCTGTAAGTGGAGCGTTAAATCCATCCACAATAGCTTGCATATCTCCT
The Prochlorococcus marinus XMU1405 genome window above contains:
- the rsgA gene encoding ribosome small subunit-dependent GTPase A → MKTHSKNLGLVTKKFNDFFLVDLKNQENFENSERFLCKVRKSINFKDQLIYVGDEVVIENIDLRSKRAVITSLKKRKNLLARPSVANISNIYITFSVEEPELNLSQVNRFLISAESMGVEVSLVLTKCDLISDKRRLFLLDKFRQWGYEATTLNLQNSDYLQNLLVELNQKKCSIFMGPSGVGKTTLLNMIIPGLQNSTAPVSSKIKRGKNTTRNVELFSISNQSYIVDTPGFNMQPLDVDIRFLPNLYSEIYKQVIDEEIRCKFRNCLHLNDEGCNLNKSFERYPFYKDMIESAKTHYYQNQED
- a CDS encoding YbaB/EbfC family nucleoid-associated protein, whose protein sequence is MAGFGLPNFGQLTEAFKKAKQIQQDAQKLQDELENMEIEGKSDDEMIKVWISGNQLPLKVEVQENILTSDKEKIEQNILQAIQKAHELSTTTMKERMNDLTGGLNLNLPGFDNSES
- the murB gene encoding UDP-N-acetylmuramate dehydrogenase — translated: MNKNIFSENCNLCSYTTIKVGGVAEYFAEPKNIDEFLYLIKWANLNKQRCQVIGAGSNILINNIFIKGLVVCTKKMKSLMIEPYSGIVEAEAGVMLPKLSNSLAKNGLKGGEWAVGIPGTLGGAIYMNAGTGNFSLAKNLISVKVINNKTNQKLEIEKKDINFKYRFSSFQRNDLTIISAKLHFEPNGNLEQIIQTTKNNLKLKTETQPYHQPSFGSVFKNPENNYAAKLIDEMGLKGFKIGGAEISKMHSNFIINTSSASSKDIYELITVIQQKVLQKKGIFLQPEVRMIGFDYPN
- the murC gene encoding UDP-N-acetylmuramate--L-alanine ligase codes for the protein MDKELLLKSHFHFIGIGGIGMSALAIGLLKKGCSVSGSDLVKNNETNKLEQLGAVIFTSQVRQNIEFVISKFTNKLINFVVSSAIKPKNEEFSYCREKNLSIKHRSEILAMLMRTYTSLAVAGSHGKTSTSTFLSTILELCTHNSSSITGGIIPIYNSNCHLGNTKYLVAEVDESDGTINKYQSDIGIINNIDFDHCDHFSNLNEVVSSFKSFATNSKKLLLNFDCETSRKNFYSNFKWSNTTAKNITYAIIPTQINSKYTIGKYYEDGNFISILKIPIPGLHNLSNVTAAIAASRMIGVEFIEIKKNIKYLKLPKKRFEFRGQIDERRLYDDYAHHPNEIKESIKLGKLIIKHKNNHECQKSRLIAIFQPHRYSRVKQFTKEFAEELSKADVIYVTSIYGAGEKNEDKISSKIITDLIYKKNKNVSYINNHHEITKNFYELTQKGDLILNMGAGDCHNFWSLLNGKNN
- the gap gene encoding type I glyceraldehyde-3-phosphate dehydrogenase encodes the protein MTLRVAINGFGRIGRNFMRCWLSRGAYTNIEVVGINVTSDPKTNAHLLKYDSVLGQLDGVDIQYTDDTFVINNKTIKCFSDRNPLNLPWKDWGVDLVIESTGVFNTDVGASKHLDVGAKKVILTAPGKGDGVGTYVVGVNADEYKHKDYDILSNASCTTNCLAPVVKVLDQTFGINKGLMTTIHSYTGDQRILDNSHRDLRRARAAATNIVPTSTGAAKAVALVYPEMKGKLTGIAMRVPTPNVSAVDFVFESSKAVTSEEVNNALKEASLGSMKGIIKYGDEPLVSSDYAGTNESSIVDSDLTMCIGDNLVKVLAWYDNEWGYSQRVVDLAEIVAKNWE
- the thiL gene encoding thiamine-phosphate kinase gives rise to the protein MHKETLEDIGEKELINRLGKFMPKNQVSDDCALIKSKNENLLVNTDSLVENVHFNDITICPQDLGWKAVVSNISDLLSSGSKKTIGITISLILPARTEWIWVEELYKGINKALKKYGGIILGGDCSKGGEKIISVTAFGIQGELELRRNACKSGDIILTTGIHGLSKLGFLIQNKFNFDNQFSLDERLINKSIEHFCRPKVYPNFLNNLLKSRSNKKIRRIGCTDSSDGLFQALQDLSIASNCKAIINYEQMPKDKDWPKGDKWDEYYLFGGEDYELVFSLPKKWAKSLSRLDKDIYEIGFFADGEPSIEFKNNKKNKLFNKMPFKHF